One Gemmatimonadaceae bacterium DNA segment encodes these proteins:
- a CDS encoding RNA polymerase sigma factor, which produces MDGSADALIVERVLAGDVEAFATLVERYRERCARYAMHMLGNREDADEVMQDAFVRAYRSLARCEDPERFGAWLFRILVNRCRTAGARRARRARTFLADETALMTASEDHPAEVWAWREEIERALAELRPEQREAFLLKYVEGLGYDEMADLTGVGVSALKMRVMRACDRLRVLLKEARSA; this is translated from the coding sequence ATGGATGGAAGCGCTGACGCGCTGATCGTCGAGCGGGTGCTCGCCGGTGACGTGGAAGCGTTCGCGACGCTCGTCGAGCGGTATCGCGAACGTTGTGCACGGTATGCGATGCACATGCTCGGGAACCGTGAGGACGCGGACGAGGTGATGCAGGACGCGTTCGTGCGGGCCTATCGGTCACTCGCCCGGTGCGAGGATCCGGAACGGTTCGGGGCCTGGCTCTTTCGCATCCTCGTCAACCGCTGCCGGACGGCGGGCGCGCGACGTGCGCGTCGCGCGCGGACCTTCCTCGCCGACGAGACGGCGCTGATGACGGCGTCGGAGGATCATCCGGCGGAAGTGTGGGCGTGGCGGGAGGAGATCGAGCGGGCGCTGGCCGAGTTGCGGCCGGAACAACGCGAGGCGTTCCTCCTGAAGTACGTGGAAGGGTTGGGATACGACGAGATGGCTGACCTGACCGGCGTTGGCGTATCAGCGCTCAAGATGCGCGTGATGCGCGCGTGCGACCGGTTGCGGGTGCTGTTGAAGGAGGCGCGCAGTGCGTGA
- a CDS encoding M14 family metallopeptidase encodes MPERRTAVSAVNIHAVYPTDFSHRRPLTRAERTNFMETSHYADVVSFLDSLKLLGAPITIGDIGKTSEGREIPYVVASRPVVRDAAEAKRLNRPIVYIQADIHAGEVEGKEAILAMLRELSDDKQPNVLDSLVLVVVPIYNADGNEKFGPQATNRPEQDGPELVGQRANGQGLDLNRDYIKADAPETRASLAMFNAWDPDVFVDLHTTDGTFHGYALTYAGSLSPAAKYTGPFTMDTLLPAVRRNLLARERIQTFDYGNLDTTGGRRGWYTYDARPRYGTNYYGIRGRIGVLSEAYSHDPFRTRIASTYAFVGELLSLLAANSSEIVDISHEADRKTVYGGTTPSAAPYIALRSQITQHPRKADVILETLGRLPDSTQKLPGVPRGFRRIGDFHTERMDVYDRFTPTLERRMPVAYAFGPDQKPLVQRLAMHGVFVEQLVDSLDVRAEQFAIDSVIRNPREYQGHHEVRLEGLWAPLGITLPPGTYIVREAQPLAILAMYLLEPESDDGFTTWNIMDGWLAPGKQYPVLRIVEPFTVNAPLRPVKP; translated from the coding sequence ATGCCGGAAAGACGGACGGCGGTATCGGCGGTGAACATCCACGCCGTGTATCCCACCGACTTCTCGCACCGGCGCCCGCTCACGCGCGCCGAACGCACGAACTTCATGGAGACGTCCCACTACGCGGACGTCGTGTCGTTCCTCGATTCGCTCAAGCTCCTGGGCGCCCCGATCACCATCGGCGACATCGGCAAGACGAGCGAAGGGCGCGAGATCCCGTACGTCGTGGCGTCGCGCCCCGTGGTGCGCGATGCCGCCGAGGCCAAGCGGCTCAACCGGCCGATCGTGTACATCCAGGCCGACATCCATGCCGGCGAAGTGGAAGGCAAGGAAGCCATCCTCGCCATGCTGCGCGAGCTGTCGGACGACAAGCAGCCCAACGTGCTCGACTCGCTGGTGCTGGTGGTGGTTCCGATCTACAACGCCGACGGCAACGAGAAGTTCGGCCCCCAGGCCACGAACCGGCCCGAGCAGGACGGCCCCGAACTCGTGGGCCAGCGGGCCAACGGTCAGGGCCTTGACCTGAATCGCGACTACATCAAGGCCGATGCGCCGGAGACCCGCGCGTCGCTGGCCATGTTCAACGCGTGGGACCCGGACGTGTTCGTGGACCTGCACACCACCGACGGGACCTTCCACGGCTACGCCCTCACCTACGCAGGCTCGCTCAGTCCGGCCGCCAAGTACACCGGCCCGTTCACCATGGACACGCTGCTCCCGGCCGTGCGCCGCAATCTGCTGGCCCGGGAACGCATCCAGACCTTCGACTACGGCAACCTCGACACTACCGGCGGCCGTCGCGGCTGGTACACGTACGACGCCCGGCCGCGGTACGGCACCAATTACTACGGCATTCGCGGGCGCATCGGCGTGCTCAGCGAGGCCTATTCGCACGATCCGTTCCGCACCCGCATCGCCTCGACGTACGCGTTCGTGGGCGAGCTGCTGTCGTTGCTCGCCGCCAACTCGTCGGAGATCGTGGACATCTCGCACGAGGCCGACCGCAAGACGGTGTACGGCGGCACCACGCCGTCGGCGGCGCCGTACATCGCGCTGCGTTCGCAGATCACGCAGCACCCGCGCAAGGCCGACGTGATTCTCGAAACCCTGGGTCGCCTGCCCGACAGCACGCAGAAGCTGCCCGGCGTGCCGCGCGGATTCCGCCGCATCGGCGACTTCCACACCGAACGGATGGACGTGTACGACCGGTTCACGCCCACGCTCGAGCGGCGCATGCCGGTGGCCTACGCGTTCGGCCCCGACCAGAAGCCGCTCGTCCAGCGGCTGGCCATGCACGGCGTGTTCGTGGAGCAGCTGGTGGATTCGCTCGACGTGCGCGCCGAGCAGTTCGCCATCGACTCGGTGATCCGCAACCCGCGGGAGTACCAGGGCCACCACGAAGTGCGCCTCGAGGGGCTCTGGGCGCCGCTCGGCATCACCCTGCCGCCCGGCACGTATATCGTGCGCGAGGCGCAGCCGCTCGCGATCCTGGCCATGTACCTGTTGGAGCCCGAAAGCGACGACGGATTCACCACCTGGAACATCATGGACGGCTGGCTCGCCCCCGGAAAGCAGTATCCGGTGCTGCGCATCGTCGAGCCGTTCACCGTCAACGCCCCACTCCGTCCCGTCAAACCCTGA